Proteins found in one Brachyspira murdochii DSM 12563 genomic segment:
- a CDS encoding TonB-dependent receptor plug domain-containing protein, whose product MKKLNILSKALFIIISIFFYYQNINAQTYLIRELKGGIWVTSQVEITNAAQTNNTNNTANPIKIPKTPIKINNNVITSEEIERRGYKNAQEVLANQSGFVNKGSYMGNETVEPAGGNADNMKIYINGVLMNTAKGNADAGVDLRRIPANLIEKIEIIGNSIYITTKTPLEDIVLVSLGYGAYNTITPSILFSKNFDNKHIITFTADSYYTDGNYYYDFLNSSQKPIIGYINDNKQLIVNSSLDYRYNFENKNYIRAFVNISYSDAVSKYQLPPINTTDSWFKFTTLTSSISYNGFSDILDYNINLSYVFDSFVDRPYYQNGKPISDYKSHAIALNTSISRMDELIPNIITFYNKLTPEYRYDFLIEDTNTIEQNFNFTPQRHSISLLYEPQLSFGYWDNNTPIFSFLPSIKYEFQHEDFDISRNNNYLAYNIAANLNFYRGYSLYFSYSHDYSVPTFNDLFYNNFGNPYLKPEEYNQIYTKLTLEPITNLKIEASYTYTTYTNKIVWYSTVPENVDIAVSHIVTPRIEYNIPFAKYHKIKTKLSYSYQLAYMGKNKLPKIGLPEHVVTALLGYDFIPNHKVLTSLSLNIYYTYSAPRPLSEYRPIYYSEVFHDFNISFYSIWFEHLIFSMNFKNIFNKTPILSAYSIAKPFTWEFEFGYNF is encoded by the coding sequence ATGAAAAAACTAAATATTCTTTCAAAAGCATTATTTATTATAATATCTATATTTTTTTATTATCAAAATATAAATGCTCAAACTTATCTAATAAGAGAACTTAAAGGCGGTATCTGGGTTACTTCGCAGGTTGAAATTACTAATGCAGCTCAGACAAATAATACAAACAACACTGCAAACCCTATAAAAATCCCTAAAACTCCTATAAAGATTAATAACAATGTAATAACTTCCGAAGAAATTGAAAGAAGAGGCTATAAAAATGCTCAGGAGGTACTTGCCAATCAGTCAGGTTTTGTCAATAAAGGCTCTTATATGGGAAATGAAACAGTTGAACCTGCTGGCGGAAATGCCGACAACATGAAAATATATATTAACGGCGTTCTTATGAATACGGCAAAAGGAAATGCTGACGCTGGGGTAGATTTAAGGAGAATACCTGCCAATCTAATAGAAAAAATTGAGATTATAGGAAACAGTATTTATATTACCACAAAAACCCCTTTGGAAGATATTGTATTAGTATCTTTGGGCTACGGAGCATACAATACTATAACGCCTTCAATACTTTTTTCTAAAAACTTTGACAATAAGCATATTATTACTTTTACCGCCGACTCATATTACACTGACGGCAATTATTATTATGATTTTTTAAATAGCTCTCAAAAACCTATAATAGGATATATTAATGATAATAAACAGCTTATAGTAAACTCATCTCTTGACTACAGATATAATTTTGAAAATAAAAACTACATAAGAGCTTTTGTTAATATATCATATTCGGATGCAGTCTCAAAATATCAGCTTCCTCCTATAAACACAACAGATTCATGGTTTAAGTTTACAACATTAACATCTTCTATTTCATACAATGGATTTTCTGATATACTTGATTATAATATAAACTTATCTTATGTTTTTGATTCTTTTGTTGACAGACCTTATTATCAAAATGGAAAACCTATATCGGACTATAAGTCGCATGCAATAGCATTAAATACTTCCATATCAAGAATGGATGAGCTTATTCCAAATATTATAACATTCTACAATAAACTAACTCCAGAATATAGATATGACTTTTTAATTGAAGACACTAATACTATAGAACAAAATTTTAATTTTACACCTCAAAGACATTCCATTTCATTATTATATGAGCCTCAATTATCTTTCGGATATTGGGATAACAATACACCTATATTCTCATTTCTTCCAAGTATAAAATATGAATTTCAGCATGAAGATTTTGATATAAGCAGAAATAATAATTACTTGGCATACAATATTGCAGCAAATCTAAACTTCTACAGAGGATACAGTTTATATTTTTCATACTCTCATGACTACTCTGTACCTACATTCAATGATTTATTTTATAACAACTTTGGAAACCCATATTTAAAACCTGAAGAATACAATCAAATATATACTAAACTAACATTAGAACCAATAACAAATTTAAAAATAGAAGCCTCATATACATATACAACATACACAAATAAAATAGTTTGGTATTCAACTGTTCCAGAAAATGTAGACATAGCAGTTTCGCATATAGTTACACCAAGAATTGAGTATAATATACCTTTTGCTAAATATCATAAGATAAAAACAAAGTTAAGTTACTCTTATCAGCTTGCTTATATGGGAAAAAATAAACTTCCTAAAATAGGTTTGCCAGAACATGTAGTTACAGCATTGCTTGGATATGACTTTATACCAAATCATAAAGTATTAACTTCATTGTCATTAAATATTTATTATACATACTCTGCCCCAAGACCTTTATCAGAATACAGACCTATATATTATTCAGAAGTTTTTCATGACTTTAATATATCATTCTACTCCATATGGTTTGAGCATTTAATATTTTCTATGAACTTCAAAAATATTTTTAATAAAACTCCTATTCTTTCAGCATATTCTATAGCAAAGCCTTTTACTTGGGAATTTGAATTTGGGTACAATTTTTAA
- a CDS encoding ABC transporter ATP-binding protein, with protein MLELKEVYKTFNKGTITEKKAIKGINLKLNDGDFVTVIGGNGAGKSTLLNLIAGVYEVDYGTISVDGVDITDKKEYARAGLFGRVFQDPMVGTASNMGIEENLALAKRKGKRRTLRWGITHAEREEYVEKLKRLDLGLETRLQSKVGLLSGGQRQALTLLMATLKKPRLLLLDEHTAALDPKTAKKVLELTEEIIREDKLTAFMVTHNIKDAIHYGNRLIMMNDGNIIYDVSGEEKKSLEISDLLKKFETADGSLSDKLLLS; from the coding sequence ATGTTGGAATTAAAAGAAGTTTATAAAACGTTTAATAAAGGCACTATTACAGAGAAAAAAGCAATTAAAGGTATAAATTTAAAATTAAATGACGGAGATTTTGTTACCGTTATAGGCGGAAACGGAGCTGGTAAATCTACGCTTCTTAATTTGATTGCAGGAGTTTATGAAGTTGACTACGGCACTATATCTGTTGACGGAGTTGATATCACAGATAAAAAGGAGTATGCAAGAGCTGGACTTTTTGGAAGGGTATTTCAGGACCCAATGGTAGGCACTGCTTCAAATATGGGTATAGAAGAGAATCTTGCACTTGCAAAGAGAAAAGGAAAGAGAAGAACTTTGAGATGGGGGATTACTCATGCTGAAAGAGAAGAGTATGTAGAAAAATTAAAAAGGCTTGATTTAGGACTTGAAACAAGGCTTCAGTCAAAGGTAGGTCTTTTATCAGGCGGACAGAGACAGGCTTTGACACTTCTTATGGCAACTCTTAAAAAACCTAGACTTTTATTATTAGATGAACATACTGCAGCTCTTGACCCTAAAACTGCTAAAAAAGTATTGGAGCTTACTGAAGAGATAATAAGAGAAGATAAACTTACGGCGTTTATGGTTACTCATAATATTAAAGATGCTATTCATTACGGCAACAGGCTTATAATGATGAATGATGGTAATATTATATATGATGTTTCAGGCGAAGAGAAAAAATCTTTAGAAATATCGGACTTGCTCAAAAAATTTGAAACTGCTGACGGTTCTTTAAGCGACAAATTATTATTATCATAA
- a CDS encoding DinB family protein, with product MMDAHIKELTRKIEMESKKLDRKIKDIEKIKSSITKDLKKNVKELKNKQLKKLQEEKKNITDKVKQMKTNLINVKKDDTAKEVSKRIEDSKKLKENQTVKKPIDKTAKKMMNLMALYNKNANEELIEVLLKVKEDDLKKDAGAYFKSVYGIFKHMIQCDMYFFGIFRKYSNKKHIVNEEVLTYLNNDFSFNIDIDKDLKALIDVREKLDDVIIAIVNSIDDFNIAGKVVVPNKEVKKPRYHLIMHELNHSTHHRGEISVLLDQMGYKNDYSNLMTMV from the coding sequence ATGATGGACGCTCATATAAAAGAACTGACTAGAAAAATTGAAATGGAATCTAAAAAATTAGATAGAAAAATTAAAGATATAGAAAAAATAAAATCAAGCATAACAAAAGATTTGAAAAAGAATGTTAAGGAGTTAAAAAACAAACAGTTAAAGAAACTTCAGGAAGAGAAGAAAAATATTACAGATAAAGTAAAGCAGATGAAAACAAATCTCATCAATGTAAAAAAAGATGATACTGCAAAAGAAGTTAGTAAGAGAATAGAAGACAGTAAAAAATTAAAAGAAAATCAGACTGTGAAAAAGCCTATAGACAAAACGGCAAAAAAAATGATGAATTTAATGGCTTTATATAATAAAAATGCTAATGAAGAGCTTATTGAGGTTTTATTAAAAGTAAAAGAAGATGATTTAAAAAAAGATGCTGGTGCTTATTTTAAATCTGTATATGGAATATTTAAGCATATGATTCAATGCGATATGTATTTTTTTGGTATATTCAGAAAATATTCCAATAAAAAACATATTGTTAATGAAGAGGTATTAACATATTTAAATAATGATTTTAGTTTTAATATAGATATAGATAAAGATTTAAAAGCATTAATAGATGTAAGAGAAAAACTTGATGATGTAATAATAGCTATTGTTAATTCTATAGATGATTTTAATATAGCAGGTAAGGTAGTAGTACCTAATAAAGAAGTAAAAAAGCCAAGATATCATTTAATAATGCATGAATTAAATCACAGTACTCATCATAGAGGTGAGATTTCGGTTTTATTAGATCAAATGGGTTATAAAAATGATTATTCTAATTTAATGACTATGGTATAA
- a CDS encoding ABC transporter permease has protein sequence MEGLLLAIQGAASQGIIWGIMTLGVYITFKVLDFPDLTVDGSFALGGAVSAILISNGMNPFFTLFFAFLAGALAGFATGFLNTKLQIPGILAGILTMIALYSINIRVMGNRPNIPLLGMDTSLTIIQNMFSLSKVLSDLLVGFIFSVIIIILMYWFFGTEMGCAIRATGNNEKMIRALGVDTNIMKIIGLMISNALVALSGALVSQSQGYADVGMGTGTIVIGLASVIIGEVVFGNRFSFWYKLASVVLGSIIYRIIIAIVLQLGLKATDLKLLTAIIVAIALSVPVLNRKVTRVVGGKRKG, from the coding sequence ATGGAAGGGCTTTTACTTGCTATACAAGGTGCAGCGTCTCAAGGTATTATTTGGGGTATAATGACGCTTGGAGTTTATATAACATTTAAGGTTTTGGATTTTCCAGATTTAACTGTTGACGGCAGTTTTGCATTAGGCGGTGCTGTAAGTGCTATACTTATATCTAATGGTATGAATCCTTTTTTTACTTTATTTTTTGCTTTTTTAGCGGGTGCTTTGGCTGGATTTGCTACTGGATTTTTAAATACAAAATTGCAGATTCCGGGTATTTTGGCTGGTATTCTTACTATGATAGCTTTATATTCTATTAATATCAGGGTAATGGGAAACAGACCTAATATACCTCTTTTAGGAATGGATACATCTTTGACTATAATTCAAAATATGTTTTCATTGAGTAAAGTATTATCTGATTTGCTTGTAGGATTTATATTTTCTGTAATTATTATAATTTTGATGTATTGGTTTTTTGGTACAGAGATGGGCTGTGCTATAAGGGCTACTGGAAATAATGAAAAGATGATTAGAGCTTTGGGTGTAGATACTAATATTATGAAAATAATAGGACTTATGATATCAAATGCTTTGGTTGCTTTGTCTGGTGCTTTAGTTAGTCAAAGTCAGGGTTATGCGGATGTAGGTATGGGAACAGGTACTATAGTTATAGGGCTTGCCTCTGTTATAATAGGGGAGGTTGTATTTGGAAATAGATTTTCTTTCTGGTACAAACTTGCTTCTGTAGTGCTTGGTTCTATAATATACAGAATAATAATTGCGATAGTTCTTCAGTTGGGACTTAAAGCTACTGACTTAAAACTTCTTACTGCGATAATTGTTGCTATTGCTCTTTCAGTGCCTGTATTAAACAGAAAGGTTACAAGAGTTGTAGGCGGTAAAAGAAAAGGTTAA
- a CDS encoding lysozyme inhibitor LprI family protein, translating to MINKFYIVFFIFILIFSGCSNNSVNNTNASNTNNTQEEIVTNIIDNKLPFFDMKYVYKAVRVDKDSFSNALTNYYQDEYYSNIINRNKDFLNKKLVGDNDIKKYSIDFISNAYHYSYRDDVSGDDLYADDFTPFYASEYIYVERNLALKKARDLLLSINNKDADTYFALFLSYIACDSLYYFSDLQNYLREWKKSGGTNISMIIGIVGEYDNTNEIYSNKMNLVNYIIEAPEDLRAEQLIADAFEKKFLKYISKNTGYLDVYNENNYNISSIIYEGTAHISSIGVIKDVLNTNIMNRYIRTYASGALNRNKIDTNIEYYENFYNLENTSPKEKYDEFSDLYFLEFNKNTFVYAIENDKLKEVYYFNPLFIGNTRYAVYEADETFNFRLGDDSKLTSAKTNAVKNNNLKDFVTNSNFITNGKFQSEEYAEYLNDILSFPLYYPNFFLCDINNDGKEEIMVTGTYEHSGGRGGMASYTLLLKDNLELDLESAAGKSINSSSKQGLNTYQKIYEEDGKNKMLLIDPQANTAQDIFTENGVVSVVQFTYKNYKFIPRLLWKADLIEKALKTDASFDMNKAGSDSDKAIVSDKTLRIGDKLISDNYYREREKLNEDGKEKLLENRRLETKTIQDKQGNVEEIEKEMMNILGMK from the coding sequence ATGATTAATAAATTCTATATAGTATTTTTTATTTTTATACTAATTTTTTCAGGATGCAGTAATAATTCTGTAAATAATACAAATGCATCCAATACTAATAATACTCAGGAAGAAATAGTAACTAATATTATAGATAATAAACTCCCGTTCTTTGATATGAAGTATGTATATAAAGCTGTGAGAGTCGATAAAGATAGTTTCAGCAATGCTTTAACAAATTATTATCAAGATGAATATTACAGCAATATTATAAACAGAAATAAAGATTTTCTTAATAAAAAACTTGTTGGAGATAATGATATAAAAAAATATTCTATAGATTTTATATCTAATGCCTATCATTACAGCTACAGAGATGATGTATCAGGAGATGATTTGTATGCTGATGATTTTACTCCATTTTATGCTTCAGAATATATATATGTAGAGAGAAATTTAGCTTTAAAAAAGGCTAGAGATTTGCTTTTAAGTATTAACAATAAAGATGCTGATACCTATTTTGCTTTATTTTTATCGTATATTGCCTGTGATTCATTGTATTATTTTTCTGACTTGCAGAATTATTTAAGGGAGTGGAAAAAATCAGGCGGTACTAATATATCAATGATTATAGGTATAGTAGGTGAATATGATAATACAAATGAAATATATTCCAACAAAATGAATTTAGTCAATTATATAATAGAAGCACCAGAAGATTTAAGAGCTGAACAATTAATTGCTGATGCTTTTGAAAAAAAATTCTTAAAATATATATCAAAAAATACAGGCTATTTAGATGTTTATAATGAAAATAATTATAATATATCTTCTATAATTTATGAAGGTACAGCACATATCTCTTCTATTGGAGTAATAAAAGATGTGTTAAATACTAATATAATGAACAGATATATAAGAACTTATGCCTCAGGAGCTTTGAACAGAAACAAAATAGATACTAACATAGAATATTATGAAAACTTTTATAATCTTGAAAATACATCTCCTAAAGAAAAGTATGATGAGTTTTCAGATTTATATTTTTTGGAGTTTAATAAAAATACTTTTGTTTATGCTATTGAAAATGATAAATTAAAAGAAGTTTATTACTTTAATCCTTTGTTCATTGGAAATACAAGATATGCAGTTTATGAAGCAGATGAAACATTTAATTTCCGTCTTGGCGATGATTCAAAATTAACTTCGGCTAAAACTAATGCTGTTAAAAATAATAATTTAAAAGATTTTGTTACCAATTCTAATTTTATCACTAATGGTAAATTTCAAAGTGAAGAATATGCTGAGTATTTAAATGATATATTGTCTTTTCCATTATATTATCCTAATTTTTTCTTATGCGATATAAATAATGACGGCAAAGAAGAGATAATGGTAACAGGTACTTATGAGCATTCTGGAGGAAGAGGAGGTATGGCATCATATACTTTGCTTTTGAAGGATAATTTGGAGCTTGATTTGGAAAGTGCAGCAGGAAAATCGATAAACAGCAGCAGTAAGCAGGGATTAAACACTTATCAGAAAATATATGAAGAAGATGGAAAAAATAAAATGCTTCTTATAGATCCTCAGGCAAATACTGCTCAGGATATTTTTACAGAAAACGGCGTTGTTAGTGTAGTTCAGTTTACTTATAAAAATTATAAATTTATACCTAGATTATTATGGAAGGCAGATTTAATTGAAAAAGCTTTAAAAACAGATGCCAGCTTTGATATGAATAAAGCAGGCAGTGATTCTGATAAGGCAATAGTTTCTGATAAAACATTAAGAATAGGTGATAAACTTATAAGTGATAATTATTACAGAGAAAGAGAAAAACTTAATGAAGACGGAAAAGAAAAATTATTGGAAAACAGACGCCTAGAGACTAAAACTATTCAGGATAAACAGGGCAATGTCGAAGAAATAGAAAAAGAAATGATGAATATATTAGGAATGAAATAA
- a CDS encoding Rpn family recombination-promoting nuclease/putative transposase, with translation MKEINRLNDLFVRYLIGTEGDEDILENIVNAVLNDADFESVSNLEIINPYNLASNENLKESILDVKAKTKDGKKILIEIQLVGNNNFIKRILYYIAKNIASELKENDLYTGISQMISISFINFNLTIGNETDIKKEHKCFTLADVYNPNLRLDDLQIHFIEIKRFAEILKNVSIGEYNKNKLLSWIDFFTTKDLEKSINKLLGGNDIMPKVIDKYKRFVADEKEMSAYNERDTFLYGQAAMLQYERSEGKKEGIEIGFQQGIEKGIEKGIEKGIEQGIEQGYKESQINIAKEMKKENMDINLISKLTGLNASDIEKL, from the coding sequence ATGAAAGAGATTAACAGACTTAATGATTTATTTGTACGATATTTAATCGGTACTGAAGGTGATGAGGATATATTAGAAAATATTGTTAATGCTGTTTTAAATGATGCGGACTTTGAATCGGTAAGCAATCTTGAAATTATTAATCCTTATAATTTAGCTTCAAATGAAAACCTAAAAGAATCTATTCTAGATGTTAAAGCAAAAACAAAAGACGGTAAAAAGATACTTATAGAAATACAGTTAGTAGGAAACAATAATTTTATAAAACGAATATTATATTACATAGCAAAAAATATAGCTTCTGAATTGAAAGAAAATGATTTATATACAGGTATAAGTCAGATGATTAGTATCAGTTTTATCAATTTTAATTTAACTATAGGAAATGAAACAGATATAAAAAAAGAACATAAATGTTTTACACTTGCAGATGTTTATAATCCTAATCTTAGATTGGACGATTTACAGATACATTTTATAGAAATTAAAAGATTTGCAGAAATATTAAAAAATGTTAGTATAGGTGAATATAACAAAAATAAACTTTTATCTTGGATTGACTTTTTTACAACTAAAGATTTAGAAAAAAGTATAAATAAACTATTAGGAGGTAATGATATCATGCCTAAAGTTATAGACAAATATAAAAGATTTGTAGCTGATGAAAAAGAGATGTCTGCTTACAATGAAAGAGATACTTTTCTTTACGGACAGGCTGCTATGCTTCAGTATGAAAGGTCAGAAGGAAAAAAAGAAGGCATAGAGATAGGTTTTCAGCAAGGTATAGAAAAGGGTATAGAAAAGGGTATAGAAAAGGGAATAGAACAAGGGATAGAACAAGGCTACAAAGAAAGTCAAATAAATATAGCAAAAGAAATGAAAAAAGAAAATATGGACATCAATCTTATAAGCAAATTAACAGGCTTGAATGCTTCAGATATAGAAAAACTTTAG
- a CDS encoding ComF family protein, producing MNNFNPYKVFYIDDIKVTALGDLDKELGDEIRALKKKEIDIPYNIFNCIDDYIKANDNKFDILIYIPSNKSSGIMNYFSDYISDKFDIAKYDLIKIIKNIKEQKYLESLKERKDNIKNAFEMEESLILINKNILLIDDVYASGETLKEVIKLFKALNFNYYLECLIFCYRNHFFS from the coding sequence ATGAATAATTTTAATCCGTATAAAGTTTTTTATATAGATGATATAAAAGTAACAGCACTTGGCGATTTAGATAAAGAGCTTGGCGATGAAATAAGGGCTTTGAAAAAAAAAGAAATAGATATACCTTATAATATTTTTAATTGTATAGATGATTATATAAAAGCAAATGATAATAAATTTGATATACTTATTTATATACCTTCAAATAAAAGCTCTGGTATTATGAATTATTTTTCTGATTATATATCTGATAAGTTTGATATAGCAAAATATGATTTAATAAAAATTATTAAAAATATAAAAGAGCAGAAATATTTAGAAAGTTTAAAAGAAAGAAAGGATAATATCAAAAATGCTTTTGAAATGGAAGAAAGTTTGATATTAATAAATAAAAATATACTTCTAATAGATGATGTTTATGCTTCAGGAGAAACTTTGAAAGAGGTTATTAAATTATTTAAGGCATTAAATTTTAATTATTATCTTGAATGTTTAATTTTTTGCTATAGAAATCATTTTTTTAGCTGA
- a CDS encoding ABC transporter substrate-binding protein → MKYLSSLFLIMSMIFVSCSNSSSSSNASGDKVFKIGILQLIEHDALDASYRGFVDGLKEAGYEDGKNIIIDYQNAQGEQANCVTIAQKFVNDKSDLILAIATPAAQAVANMTKDIPILVTAVTDPAAAKLVADNNAPGGNVTGTSDLTPVEAQIELLNEITPNLKTVGLLYCSSEQNSVFQMDIAKKKLDSMGIKYIDATVTSANEIQQMVQSLIGRAEAIYTPTDNMIAAGMATVALVAEPAKLPVVCGEGGMTMLGGTATYAISYYELGKLTATQAVSILKGEKKPADMPIETLKTFDLVVNTNMVNSIGITIPESLYNK, encoded by the coding sequence ATGAAGTATTTATCTTCTTTATTTCTTATTATGTCTATGATATTTGTTTCATGTTCTAATTCATCGTCTTCTTCAAATGCATCAGGAGATAAGGTATTCAAAATAGGAATTTTACAGTTAATAGAGCATGATGCTTTAGATGCTTCATACAGAGGTTTTGTTGACGGACTTAAAGAGGCTGGATATGAAGATGGAAAAAATATTATAATAGATTATCAGAATGCTCAGGGCGAACAGGCAAACTGTGTTACTATAGCTCAGAAGTTTGTTAATGATAAAAGCGATTTGATACTTGCAATAGCAACACCTGCAGCACAGGCAGTAGCTAATATGACAAAAGATATACCTATATTAGTTACAGCAGTTACAGATCCAGCAGCTGCCAAACTTGTAGCAGATAATAATGCACCGGGCGGAAATGTTACTGGTACTTCAGATTTAACTCCAGTAGAAGCTCAGATAGAATTGTTAAATGAGATTACTCCTAACTTAAAAACTGTAGGACTTTTATACTGTTCAAGCGAGCAGAACTCAGTATTTCAAATGGATATAGCAAAGAAAAAATTAGACTCTATGGGTATAAAATATATAGATGCTACTGTTACATCAGCTAATGAAATACAGCAGATGGTACAAAGTTTAATAGGCAGAGCTGAGGCAATTTACACTCCTACTGATAATATGATAGCAGCAGGTATGGCTACAGTGGCATTAGTTGCTGAACCTGCTAAACTTCCAGTAGTTTGCGGGGAGGGCGGTATGACTATGCTAGGCGGAACTGCCACTTATGCTATAAGCTATTATGAACTTGGCAAATTAACAGCTACTCAGGCAGTATCTATATTAAAAGGTGAGAAAAAGCCTGCTGATATGCCTATAGAAACTTTAAAAACTTTTGATTTGGTTGTTAATACTAATATGGTTAATAGTATAGGTATAACTATACCAGAATCATTGTATAATAAATAA
- a CDS encoding glycosyltransferase, protein MVSIIITTKNSENFIANCINAVKNSNYKDTEIILVDNSSTDKTAEIAKSLGAKTFIKGPERSAQRNYGAEMSKGEIIGFLDVDMTLSENVITECLEIFENNKNINAIYIPEKIYGKNFFNRVRSFERSFYDATVIDAVRFFRREAFIKIGGFDLNLNGTEDWDIDRRIKQIGEVSIIKSPLYHHENHTLKQYIIKKSYYASNFDNYFKKWGHDETTKKQFGMFYRYIGVYIENGKWKKLLAHPIYSISMYFLRFLIGVVYILSKFNISKKENVYKQK, encoded by the coding sequence ATGGTAAGCATTATAATAACAACAAAAAACTCTGAAAACTTTATTGCTAACTGTATCAATGCTGTAAAAAACTCTAACTACAAAGATACAGAAATAATATTAGTAGATAATAGTTCAACAGATAAAACAGCAGAAATAGCAAAATCATTAGGAGCAAAAACTTTTATTAAAGGACCTGAACGTTCTGCACAAAGAAATTACGGAGCTGAGATGTCCAAAGGAGAAATAATAGGTTTTTTAGATGTAGATATGACTTTATCAGAAAATGTTATTACAGAATGTTTAGAGATTTTTGAAAATAATAAAAATATTAATGCAATATACATACCAGAGAAAATATACGGAAAAAACTTTTTTAACAGAGTAAGAAGTTTTGAGCGTTCTTTTTATGATGCCACAGTGATAGATGCTGTGCGTTTTTTTAGAAGAGAGGCTTTTATAAAAATAGGAGGCTTTGACTTAAACTTAAACGGTACTGAAGATTGGGATATTGACAGACGCATAAAACAAATAGGCGAAGTATCTATAATAAAATCTCCTCTATACCATCATGAAAATCACACATTAAAACAATATATAATTAAAAAAAGCTATTATGCCTCAAACTTTGATAACTACTTCAAAAAATGGGGACATGATGAAACCACAAAAAAACAATTTGGTATGTTCTACCGTTATATTGGCGTGTACATAGAAAATGGTAAATGGAAAAAACTACTAGCTCACCCTATTTACTCAATTTCTATGTACTTTTTAAGATTTTTAATTGGTGTTGTTTATATACTTTCAAAATTTAATATATCAAAAAAAGAAAATGTTTATAAACAAAAATAA
- a CDS encoding phosphatidate cytidylyltransferase, with protein sequence MKKRLISVAVTLPLFIIILLYDKVISLFHLLILSISIFSASEIFYMAKVHRQKNLRTVVATMIAMVLGYVITICGVKVFKGDFSALYKIIETKNPSMDLSLVMVFALIAALFIINIFKVNVSTFEEKGRAILTAVFCFIYVGLGVWHISLMRFMPSGKYYIVFILLCAWLSDTGGYVVGRKIGKHKLSNSASPNKSYEGLIGMFIFTIPTGILYYYLYSNGYLTTVLGKNIPHFTLPQIILLTSIFTLTGFLGDMGESLIKRMYDTKDSSKLFPGHGGVFDIFDSVILTAPISYYIFLLLQ encoded by the coding sequence ATGAAAAAAAGACTTATATCCGTAGCAGTTACATTACCGCTCTTTATTATAATATTGCTTTATGACAAAGTTATTTCTCTGTTTCATTTGTTAATATTATCAATATCAATTTTCAGTGCTTCTGAAATATTCTATATGGCTAAAGTTCATAGACAAAAAAATCTAAGAACAGTTGTTGCCACCATGATAGCTATGGTATTAGGATATGTTATAACTATTTGCGGGGTTAAAGTATTCAAAGGCGATTTTTCAGCACTTTATAAAATAATAGAAACTAAAAATCCTTCTATGGATCTGTCATTAGTTATGGTTTTTGCCTTGATAGCTGCCCTATTTATCATAAATATATTTAAAGTTAATGTCTCAACATTTGAAGAAAAAGGACGTGCTATATTAACGGCTGTTTTCTGCTTTATATATGTAGGTTTAGGGGTATGGCATATATCTCTTATGCGTTTTATGCCTAGCGGTAAATATTATATAGTATTCATTTTATTATGTGCTTGGCTAAGCGATACAGGAGGATATGTAGTAGGAAGAAAAATAGGAAAGCATAAACTTTCTAATAGTGCATCTCCAAATAAAAGCTATGAGGGACTTATAGGAATGTTTATATTTACAATACCTACAGGAATTTTGTACTACTATTTATATTCTAATGGGTATTTAACTACAGTACTTGGTAAAAATATACCGCACTTTACATTGCCGCAAATAATACTACTAACTTCAATATTTACTCTAACAGGATTTCTTGGAGATATGGGAGAGAGCCTCATAAAGAGAATGTATGATACAAAAGATTCAAGTAAATTATTTCCGGGTCATGGCGGGGTGTTTGATATATTTGACAGTGTAATATTAACAGCTCCTATATCATATTATATATTTCTGCTTTTACAATAA